The following are encoded in a window of Pan troglodytes isolate AG18354 chromosome 4, NHGRI_mPanTro3-v2.0_pri, whole genome shotgun sequence genomic DNA:
- the LOX gene encoding protein-lysine 6-oxidase gives MRFAWTVLLLGPLQLCALVHCAPPAAGQQQPPREPPAAPGAWRQQIQWENNGQVFSLLSLGSQYQPQRRRDPGAAVPGAANASAQQPRTPILLIRDNRTAAARARTAGSSGVTAGRPRPTARHWFQAGYSTTRAREAGASRAENQTAPGDVPALSNLQPPSRVDGMVGDDPYNPYKYSDDNPYYNYYDTYERPRPGGRYRPGYGTGYFQYGLPDLVADPYYIQASTYVQKMSMYNLRCAAEENCLASTAYRADVRDYDHRVLLRFPQRVKNQGTSDFLPSRPRYSWEWHSCHQHYHSMDEFSHYDLLDANTQRRVAEGHKASFCLEDTSCDYGYHRRFACTAHTQGLSPGCYDTYGADIDCQWIDITDVKPGNYILKVSVNPSYLVPESDYTNNVVRCDIRYTGHHAYASGCTISPY, from the exons ATGCGCTTCGCCTGGACCGTGCTCCTGCTCGGGCCTTTGCAGCTCTGCGCGCTAGTGCACTGCGCCCCTCCCGCCGCCGGCCAACAGCAGCCCCCGCGCGAGCCGCCAGCGGCTCCGGGTGCCTGGCGCCAGCAGATCCAATGGGAGAACAACGGGCAGGTGTTCAGCTTGCTGAGCCTGGGCTCACAGTACCAGCCTCAGCGCCGCCGGGACCCAGGCGCCGCCGTCCCTGGTGCAGCCAACGCCTCCGCCCAGCAGCCCCGCACTCCGATCCTGCTGATCCGCGACAACCGCACCGCCGCGGCGCGAGCGCGGACGGCCGGCTCATCTGGAGTCACCGCTGGCCGCCCCAGGCCCACCGCCCGTCACTGGTTCCAAGCTGGCTACTCGACAACTAGAGCCCGCGAAGCTGGCGCCTCGCGCGCGGAGAACCAGACAGCGCCGGGAGATGTTCCTGCGCTCAGTAACCTGCAGCCGCCCAGCCGCGTGGACGGCATGGTGGGCGACGACCCGTACAACCCCTACAAGTACTCTGACGACAACCCTTATTACAACTACTACGATACTTATGAAAGGCCCAGACCTGGGGGCAGGTACCGGCCCGGATACGGCACTGGCTACTTCCAGTACG GTCTCCCAGACCTGGTGGCCGACCCCTACTACATCCAGGCGTCCACGTACGTGCAGAAGATGTCCATGTACAACCTGAGATGCGCGGCGGAGGAAAACTGTCTGGCCAG TACAGCATACAGGGCAGATGTCAGAGATTATGATCACAGGGTGCTGCTCAGATTTCCCCAAAGAGTGAAAAACCAAGGGACATCAGATTTCTTACCCAGCCGACCAAGATATTCCTGGGAATGGCACAGTTGTCATCA ACATTACCACAGTATGGATGAGTTTAGCCACTATGACCTGCTTGATGCCAACACCCAGAGGAGAGTGGCTGAAGGCCACAAAGCAAGTTTCTGTCTTGAAGACACATCCTGTGACTATGGCTACCACAGGCGATTTGCATGTACTGCACACACACAG GGATTGAGTCCTGGCTGTTATGATACCTATGGTGCAGACATAGACTGCCAGTGGATTGATATTACAGATGTAAAACCTGGAAACTATATCCTAAAG GTCAGTGTAAACCCCAGCTACCTGGTTCCTGAATCTGACTATACCAACAACGTTGTGCGCTGTGACATTCGCTACACAGGACATCATGCGTATGCCTCAGGCTGCACGATTTCACC GTATTAG